The proteins below come from a single Chryseobacterium sp. MA9 genomic window:
- a CDS encoding GAF domain-containing protein translates to MSELKKRLSSILESPKHNTEEKLEKVCHLLDQEISYFNWTGFYFKNGDKEELILGPYVGAPTDHTIIPYGKGICGQVAVSNETFVVPDVNEESNYLSCSIDTKAEIVVPIFKDGKNIGQIDIDSHTVDPFTNEDRELLEWLCNEVSKVL, encoded by the coding sequence TAAAGAAAAGACTTTCCTCAATTCTTGAAAGTCCTAAACATAATACAGAAGAAAAACTTGAAAAAGTTTGCCACTTGTTGGATCAGGAAATCTCTTACTTCAACTGGACAGGTTTCTATTTCAAAAATGGAGATAAGGAAGAATTAATTTTAGGTCCTTACGTAGGAGCTCCAACAGATCATACCATTATTCCTTACGGTAAAGGAATTTGCGGGCAGGTTGCGGTTTCCAATGAAACATTTGTAGTTCCTGATGTGAACGAAGAAAGCAATTATTTAAGCTGTTCCATCGATACAAAAGCCGAGATTGTAGTTCCTATTTTTAAAGATGGAAAAAACATCGGTCAGATTGATATCGATTCCCATACGGTAGATCCTTTCACTAATGAAGACCGTGAATTATTAGAATGGCTTTGTAACGAAGTTTCTAAAGTTTTGTAA
- a CDS encoding cupin domain-containing protein has protein sequence MSDTVILSEGAEFDHVIQEVSKYINLYVMAFEKNERTITQMDKRENMYGGNGTVYMLQMFAQKELAHNRLAAYMVLLNKGDESGFHTHNQRNEQELYVVIHGTGEYLERTGIGGPIRSKILQKGDITAISSIGYHSVKNTGDEPLIMFVITTYNP, from the coding sequence ATGTCCGATACAGTTATATTATCCGAGGGAGCAGAATTCGATCACGTTATTCAGGAAGTTTCAAAATACATCAATCTTTATGTAATGGCATTTGAAAAGAACGAAAGAACCATCACACAAATGGATAAACGTGAGAATATGTATGGTGGAAACGGAACTGTATATATGCTGCAGATGTTTGCTCAGAAGGAATTAGCTCATAATCGTCTGGCTGCCTATATGGTTTTATTGAATAAGGGTGATGAATCAGGGTTTCATACACATAATCAAAGAAATGAACAAGAACTTTACGTGGTCATACATGGAACCGGAGAATATCTTGAGAGAACCGGAATTGGAGGACCAATACGAAGTAAAATTCTTCAGAAAGGAGACATCACAGCTATCAGTTCCATCGGCTACCATTCTGTCAAAAACACAGGAGATGAGCCTTTAATCATGTTTGTCATTACCACTTATAATCCATAA
- a CDS encoding ABC transporter substrate-binding protein: MKIVSLVPSITEALFDLGLTENEVVGRTKFCIHPQDKIKNVSVIGGTKNINIEKIKMLQPDLILANKEENVKDQVEALMDDFKVTVTNVETIEDNYYLLKNLGKLFGKEERAQLFNLKIYEILNQTKLETPVKAAYLIWKNPYMTIGSDTFIHRILSEIGFENIFKDKTRYPQITTDDLADADVIMLSSEPFPFKEKHIEELQAFYPDKKIMIVDGEAFSWYGTHIAKCENYFKGLLAEIHLMQQS, encoded by the coding sequence ATGAAAATCGTCTCACTTGTCCCCTCAATTACGGAGGCTTTATTTGACCTTGGACTCACCGAAAATGAAGTTGTAGGGAGAACAAAATTCTGTATTCATCCCCAGGATAAAATAAAAAATGTATCAGTAATCGGTGGGACCAAAAATATCAATATTGAGAAAATAAAAATGCTACAACCGGATCTCATTCTTGCCAATAAGGAAGAGAATGTAAAAGATCAGGTAGAAGCTTTGATGGATGACTTCAAGGTAACAGTCACCAATGTAGAAACCATTGAGGACAATTATTACTTGCTTAAAAATCTCGGGAAACTTTTCGGAAAGGAGGAAAGAGCGCAGCTTTTTAATCTTAAAATATATGAAATCCTGAATCAGACCAAGTTGGAAACTCCTGTAAAAGCAGCTTATCTTATCTGGAAAAATCCCTATATGACAATTGGTTCAGATACGTTTATTCATAGAATCTTATCAGAGATTGGCTTTGAGAATATTTTCAAGGATAAAACCCGTTACCCTCAAATTACGACTGACGATCTTGCGGATGCAGATGTCATCATGCTTTCTTCTGAACCGTTTCCGTTTAAAGAAAAACATATTGAAGAACTGCAGGCCTTCTATCCTGATAAAAAGATTATGATTGTAGATGGTGAAGCATTTTCCTGGTATGGAACTCATATTGCGAAATGCGAGAATTATTTTAAAGGACTTCTTGCAGAAATTCATTTGATGCAGCAAAGCTAA
- the mgtE gene encoding magnesium transporter, with translation MNSRDELIFNPADIAETLSELPADERLLAFLKVPKEYKAEVFSHLDPDFQEDTIRSIGSDEVSEILNAMTPDDRTALFEDFPDELIKYSINHLNPQERRIAIKLLGYNSDSIARLMTPYYIQIRKEWTVKRCLQQIKKVGKRVETMNYLYVVDERNRLIDDLAIGTLLLEEEDTLVSDITDNHFVAITTTTSKEDAVTYFEKYDRGALPIITEAGVLVGIVTIDDILDQIEQQNTEDIQKFGGLEALDLPYTQTSWTEMIKKRATWLIILFVSEMLTASAMGYFDKEIEKAVVLALFVPLIISSGGNSGSQAATLIIRAMALQEISLKDWWYVMKKEIISGLCLGAILGVIGFIRIMLWQQIGLFDYGQYWVYVGLSVSVSLIAIVLWGTLSGSMIPFVLKKLNLDPATSSAPFVATLVDVTGLIIYFTVAGLFLTGKLL, from the coding sequence TTGAATTCTAGAGACGAACTTATCTTCAACCCTGCCGATATTGCCGAAACTCTCAGCGAACTTCCTGCTGATGAGAGGCTGCTTGCGTTCCTGAAGGTTCCGAAAGAGTACAAAGCAGAAGTTTTTTCACACCTTGACCCTGATTTCCAGGAAGATACCATCAGAAGTATCGGAAGCGATGAAGTTTCTGAAATTCTGAATGCTATGACTCCGGATGACAGGACTGCTCTTTTCGAGGACTTCCCGGATGAGCTTATCAAATATTCCATCAATCATCTTAACCCGCAGGAAAGAAGAATTGCTATAAAGCTTCTTGGCTACAACTCAGATTCTATTGCCCGTCTGATGACTCCCTATTATATTCAGATCCGTAAGGAATGGACGGTAAAAAGATGTCTTCAGCAGATCAAAAAGGTAGGAAAAAGAGTGGAAACCATGAACTACCTTTATGTGGTGGATGAAAGAAACCGCCTGATTGATGACCTTGCTATCGGAACTTTACTGTTGGAAGAGGAAGACACGCTGGTTTCTGATATTACAGATAATCATTTCGTGGCGATTACCACTACAACTTCCAAAGAGGATGCGGTAACTTATTTCGAAAAGTATGACCGTGGCGCTCTTCCCATTATTACGGAAGCCGGTGTGCTGGTAGGAATTGTAACGATTGATGATATTCTTGATCAGATTGAACAGCAGAATACAGAAGACATTCAGAAATTTGGGGGATTGGAAGCATTGGATCTTCCCTACACCCAGACATCATGGACTGAGATGATCAAAAAAAGGGCAACTTGGCTGATTATCTTATTCGTTTCGGAAATGCTGACTGCTTCTGCAATGGGATATTTTGATAAAGAAATTGAAAAAGCTGTTGTGCTGGCATTATTTGTTCCGCTGATCATCTCCAGTGGAGGAAATTCCGGGTCACAGGCAGCAACATTAATTATTCGTGCAATGGCACTTCAGGAAATCAGTCTTAAAGACTGGTGGTATGTCATGAAAAAGGAAATTATCTCCGGATTATGTCTTGGGGCTATTTTGGGAGTGATCGGATTTATCCGGATTATGCTTTGGCAGCAGATAGGTCTATTTGATTATGGACAATATTGGGTATACGTAGGATTGAGTGTTTCTGTTTCTCTGATTGCCATTGTATTATGGGGAACTTTATCAGGTTCTATGATCCCGTTCGTCTTAAAGAAATTAAACCTTGACCCAGCTACCTCTTCTGCTCCATTTGTAGCAACATTGGTGGATGTTACTGGACTTATTATCTATTTTACCGTAGCCGGACTTTTCTTAACCGGAAAACTTTTGTAA